A region from the Tigriopus californicus strain San Diego chromosome 9, Tcal_SD_v2.1, whole genome shotgun sequence genome encodes:
- the LOC131886483 gene encoding uncharacterized protein LOC131886483, whose translation MTSLTLKGGFSAIKFGFSRNSLEAKAWRLLYAKHVHGVSERREDGEPTVIRGYCIREMSVSKTSYLVELTLDEARRVIDSHCNCRSGSTGQCKHTGAVVLFVNSERNEAPTDRACEWNKPSNKGQALYPKGETIDSIIGNPDPMTKRKHLAPNANEKDRMIEIMKTTGLEQSLLFQVLICHPEPKGEDWLKIDDAHAREEEMPSWVSGLFANPIGRNPGLFATQSNSIVTVRSLERSLTPQALDFYHSKVKVSKDDAITICRVTILQRKSPAWHIERASRLTASVAHKVANGKKEETRVKYFTAKPPSSLRALQYGRDHEEKAREVFEHQTGLRVTNVGLCIKSNEPWLACSPDGLMQENDGSIALLEIKCPISCEKGDIVVDYIQNNSLKQQHPYFTQVQTSLYVLNLTKCYFFVFSEVDSKLFTIERDDLWL comes from the coding sequence ATGACCTCTCTCACATTGAAAGGGGGATTCTCGGCCATCAAATTCGGGTTCTCAAGAAACTCTCTTGAAGCGAAGGCATGGCGACTTCTTTACGCCAAACACGTTCATGGAGTGAGCGAGAGACGAGAGGACGGAGAGCCAACTGTCATTCGAGGTTACTGCATTCGAGAAATGAGCGTCTCGAAAACGTCTTATCTGGTTGAATTAACACTAGATGAGGCACGGAGAGTAATCGATAGTCATTGCAATTGTAGGTCGGGCTCAACAGGCCAGTGTAAGCACACAGGAGCTGTTGTCTTATTTGTTAACTCAGAGCGCAATGAGGCGCCCACAGACCGAGCCTGTGAATGGAACAAACCCTCAAACAAGGGTCAAGCTTTGTATCCAAAAGGCGAGACGATTGATTCAATTATTGGTAATCCGGATCCAATGACGAAACGTAAACACCTTGCGCCCAATGCAAATGAGAAGGATCGCATGATTGAAATCATGAAGACAACAGGCCTGGAACAATCCCTGTTATTCCAAGTGCTAATTTGTCACCCAGAACCGAAGGGCGAGGATTGGTTAAAGATAGATGATGCCCATGCGAGGGAAGAAGAGATGCCCTCTTGGGTCAGTGGCTTGTTTGCTAATCCTATTGGAAGGAACCCAGGCCTTTTCGCAACTCAGTCAAATTCAATTGTGACCGTCCGCTCTTTGGAAAGGAGTCTTACTCCACAGGCGCTGGACTTTTATCATTCCAAGGTGAAGGTCTCCAAAGATGACGCCATTACAATCTGTCGTGTCAcgattttgcaaagaaaaagcCCTGCGTGGCACATCGAAAGAGCGTCAAGATTGACGGCGTCAGTAGCTCACAAGGTTGCGAACGGTAAAAAGGAAGAAACCAGGGTCAAGTACTTTACAGCCAAACCTCCTAGCAGCCTGAGAGCCCTTCAATATGGACGTgatcatgaagaaaaagcaaGGGAAGTCTTTGAGCATCAGACTGGATTGCGAGTGACAAATGTTGGGTTATGTATTAAATCTAATGAGCCTTGGCTGGCGTGTTCACCAGACGGGCTTATGCAAGAAAATGACGGAAGTATTGCCCTTCTCGAGATTAAGTGCCCCATTTCTTGTGAAAAAGGGGACATTGTTGTTGATTacattcaaaataattcaCTTAAGCAACAACATCCGTATTTTACCCAAGTTCAAACCTCACTTTATGTTCTAAATCTTACAAAATGCTATTTCTTTGTATTTAGTGAAGTAGATTCTAAGCTCTTTACCATTGAACGAGATGATTTGTGGCTGTAG
- the LOC131887114 gene encoding uncharacterized protein LOC131887114, with protein sequence MLGNKRTLQSIRAFPSVKAPVSILNRGRENLKRTDNDNRPSRRGNDLDQRDDDGGDDDDDDDDDAGNNDKTSINVARPSQPTLSQKRLPITRVRQAPEQKGSLQFDKITHQLMEKKVLGLGRDSYLKFEELSRPLKVRHFERTPTILTRNNHNSSTGNQKQKITQAQHPPPSQLKPKPTRTRGRRRKELPQGQGQKQLKSRKKRSLQTPQVLERSRKVFRMQTTHISGKEDEHPKNKLGKDMPSNIGINSKKVTKYGKPVEKAAGPKGFHRHLGFGTKFAASEKVSNPTIVARKHRAVRPDLKGTQKNPFQARINRPNPNFPSIGKPKMTINRHGASRQIEKKMAASTNSKTNAMEKRFRAMPRANDRKTWHAIPPKGEKISPMSRKNERGILRMKVHFQVALPSEIMKKRQLGQHQQHHHHQRHQPQQQGPQQLTLRQQQQRPQQLTLRQQQLRPQQLTLRQPQRQQLLQHKSQKGKSYPQPFANSNKHLNKRVNFQSQFPRKKGMDCHSPPNESEIARRQTELERFRHGTADRWKWRGYVK encoded by the coding sequence ATGCTTGGCAACAAGCGAACACTACAATCAATTCGAGCCTTTCCATCCGTCAAAGCCCCGGTATCAATATTGAATCGGGGCAGGGAAAACCTGAAACGGACCGACAATGACAACAGACCCTCTCGTCGTGGCAATGATCTTGATCAaagagatgatgatggtggcgatgatgatgatgatgatgatgatgatgctggcAACAACGACAAGACGAGCATCAACGTGGCTCGTCCATCCCAACCTACCTTAAGTCAGAAAAGGCTGCCCATTACTAGGGTGAGACAAGCTCCAGAACAAAAAGGATCGCTCCAATTTGATAAGATCACACACCAATTAATGGAGAAAAAAGTCCTCGGACTTGGACGAGATTCGTATCTGAAGTTCGAAGAATTATCTCGACCACTAAAAGTCAGGCATTTCGAGCGTACTCCAACAATATTAACACGCAACAACCACAACTCATCAACTGggaatcaaaagcaaaagattACTCAGGCCCAACACCCGCCTCCATCACAACTCAAACCCAAACCAACACGAACTCGAGGAAGACGTCGGAAAGAGCTACCACAAGGGCAAGGGCAAAAACAGCTTAAGTCTCGCAAAAAACGAAGCCTTCAGACTCCTCAAGTGCTTGAGCGTAGTCGAAAGGTATTTCGCATGCAAACGACCCACATTTCAGGGAAAGAGGATGAGCATCCGAAGAACAAATTGGGGAAAGATATGCCATCCAACATTGGaattaattccaaaaaagtcACCAAATATGGTAAGCCCGTGGAAAAAGCCGCAGGGCCCAAGGGCTTTCATCGTCACCTTGGCTTTGGTACAAAATTTGCTGCAAGCGAGAAAGTGTCCAACCCAACTATCGTGGCTCGAAAGCACCGTGCAGTTCGACCTGACCTCAAGGGAACTCAAAAAAACCCTTTCCAAGCTCGGATTAACCGCCCAAATCCAAATTTCCCTTCGATAGGCAAGCCTAAAATGACTATCAATCGGCACGGAGCTTCAAGGCAAATCGAGAAGAAAATGGCAGCATCAACCAACTCGAAAACCAATGCCATGGAAAAGAGATTTCGGGCTATGCCAAGGGCGAACGATAGGAAGACCTGGCATGCAATCCCACCGAAGGGTGAGAAAATCAGTccaatgtcaagaaaaaatgaacgAGGAATCTTGAGAATGAAAGTCCACTTTCAGGTAGCACTCCCGTCCGAAATTATGAAGAAAAGACAACTGGGACAGCACCAGCagcaccatcatcatcaacgtcATCAACCGCAACAACAAGGGCCACAACAACTAACACTacgacagcaacaacaaagGCCACAACAACTAACACTTCGACAGCAGCAACTAAGGCCACAACAACTAACTCTTCGACAGCCACAACGGcaacaactactacaacaCAAGTCACAAAAGGGGAAATCTTACCCCCAGCCCTTCGCCAATTCGAACAAACACTTGAACAAAAGGGTGAattttcaatctcagtttCCACGTAAGAAGGGGATGGATTGTCATTCACCTCCCAATGAAAGCGAAATAGCTCGTCGTCAAACCGAGTTGGAAAGATTTCGCCATGGCACTGCAGATCGATGGAAATGGAGAGGTTATGTCAAATGA